A genomic region of Alnus glutinosa chromosome 11, dhAlnGlut1.1, whole genome shotgun sequence contains the following coding sequences:
- the LOC133881087 gene encoding uncharacterized protein LOC133881087 has protein sequence MADEGEGSSQGIRTEAIPDVAQMFQDMARQFVTAITDYRSEIPRDGEQGCPFKRFERLNIPMFDGKQGPIESENWLVDVEEILQLAGCTEEQKVQYTAYRLSGEAKRWWNAKKVLLVQELGNERAISWERFQKEFLQHYFPKILRDARAREFMDLTQGNMTVAQYAARFNELARFAPYLVADEENRVRKFEQGLNQRILDRVICFEIRDFVELVNKASLAEDSIKKNALAMVDSRKRIAPPVRNNQPSWKRRQSGNNHRAKFEEGRSAPFNSMLCPKCNRPHQGQCRMGTNVCFRCGQTGHFVRDCPKAKEGDKPQQKGSGQKQFTQARVYALTPGDAETENEVVTDLV, from the exons ATGGCTGACGAAGGAGAAGGATCATCGCAAGGCATAAGGACCGAAGCTATCCCTGATGTGGCTCAAATGTTTCAAGATATGGCTAGACAGTTCGTCACAGCCATAACCGACTACAGAAGCGAGATACCTCGCGACGGGGAGCAAGGTTGCCCATTCAAAAGGTTTGAAAGGCTTAACATTCCGATGTTTGACGGGAAACAAGGTCCTATAGAGTCTGAGAATTGGCTAGTAGACGTTGAAGAAATATTACAGCTGGCAGGATGTACAGAGGAGCAGAAGGTACAATATACCGCTTACAGACTGTCTGGTGAAGCCAAACGATGGTGGAATGCTAAGAAAGTTCTACTAGTCCAAGAATTAGGAAATGAAAGGGCGATCTCCTGGGAGCGTTTTCAAAAGGAGTTCCTTCAGCATTATTTTCCTAAAATCCTCAGAGACGCTAGAGCACGGGAATTTATGGACCTCACCCAAGGGAATATGACGGTTGCCCAGTATGCTGCTCGATTTAATGAATTAGCTCGATTCGCGCCGTACTTAGTAGCAGATGAAGAAAACCGAGTGAGGAAGTTCGAACAAGGCCTCAATCAACGAATCCTTGATCGGGTCATATGTTTTGAAATCAGAGATTTTGTGGAATTAGTCAACAAAGCATCCTTGGCCGAAGACAGCATTAAGAAGAATGCTCTAGCAATGGTAGACTCAAGAAAAAGGATTGCACCTCCTGTGAGGAATAATCAACCATCGTGGAAGCGAAGACAAAGTGGGAATAACCATAGAGCTAAATTCGAAGAAGGCAGATCAGCCCCATTCAATAGTATGCTCTGTCCTAAATGTAATCGTCCTCACCAAGGACAATGTCGTATGGGGACTAATGTTTGTTTTCGATGTGGTCAAACCGGACATTTTGTACGAGACTGCCCCAAGGCAAAGGAGGGAGACAAACCTCAGCAAAAGGGAAGCGGACAGAAACAATTTACCCAGGCTAGGGTATATGCTCTCACTCCTGGCGATGCAGAAACTGAAAATGAAGTGGTGACAG ATTTAGTCTAA
- the LOC133881088 gene encoding zinc finger BED domain-containing protein RICESLEEPER 2-like: MEDTSQPIEVDRSMCGDDSMISPSLEDESQTMGPLIDENPKNNAYGKKERRKTSPVWNDFDIVEVCGVKKSQCKWCKKLFAISSSSSTSTLGRHLVACLKYVAANKKQQSIVLDPNAAGDISLSNYTFKIERSRELAAHMILCHDYPFNIMEHELFNKFCKSLNPLWKKVSRTTIRKDCFTTYNIEKKKLKTLLTGVDKVNITTDMWTSAQRVSYMVVTCHFVDSDWFLQKRVLNFCNIPPPHSGVVIADALRKCFGDWGIEDKVFTITVDNGKANDTAIRILKDDFKLREVLPIGGRLFHVRCCAHVTNLLVQAGLTEIGDIVDSVREGIKYIVASDGRLRKFSDIAKRLQLPCKKLILDVPTRWNSTYIMLATAVQFKEVFPRYHQSDQAFQWLVSPEEWDKVENVNQLLSIFNEVTNIVSGSEYPTSNLFLPEVWRMKEILLLKCRDNNDYIRAMASKMSNKFEKYWGSCNLLMALAAVLDPRYKMKLINFCFPLIYPESEASMNIDNVLSVLHELYEVYVASHNSSIMQLQQSTQENSRSTSGSTRVAAVKKSTGRSIFMEHIRSNNVVRPTKTDLDVYLEEDVYI; encoded by the coding sequence ATGGAAGATACAAGTCAACCAATAGAAGTTGATCGATCTATGTGTGGGGATGATTCAATGATAAGTCCTTCCCTAGAAGATGAATCTCAAACTATGGGTCCTCTTATCGATGAAAATCCTAAGAATAATGCGTATGGAAAGAAAGAGAGGCGGAAGACTTCGCCTGTTTGGAATGACTTTGATATTGTAGAAGTTTGTGGTGTCAAGAAATCGCAGTGTAAGTGGTGCAAAAAGTTGTTTGCCATTTCTAGCTCAAGTTCTACCTCTACACTTGGTAGACATTTGGTTGCATGTCTCAAATATGTGGCTGCCAACAAGAAGCAACAGTCCATTGTTCTTGATCCTAATGCGGCGGGGGATATATCTTTGTcaaattatacttttaaaatTGAGAGATCTAGAGAACTTGCTGCTCACATGATTCTTTGCCATGATTATCCTTTTAATATAATGGAGCATGAATTGTTTAACAAGTTCTGCAAGTCCTTAAATCCCCTTTGGAAGAAGGTTAGTCGTACAACCATTAGGAAAGACTGTTTTACTACGTACAATattgagaagaagaagttgaaaacATTGTTGACAGGGGTGGACAAGGTAAACATCACCACGGATATGTGGACAAGTGCACAAAGAGTGTCATATATGGTGGTGACTTGCCACTTTGTGGACTCCGATTGGTTTCTTCAAAAGAGAGTGTTGAATTTTTGTAACATACCACCTCCACATAGTGGTGTTGTTATTGCTGATGCACTGCGAAAGTGTTTTGGTGATTGGGGCATTGAAGACAAGGTATTTACAATAACGGTTGATAATGGTAAAGCAAATGATACTGCCATTAGAATTCTTAAAGATGATTTCAAGTTGAGGGAAGTCTTGCCTATTGGAGGTAGACTATTTCATGTGCGATGTTGTGCTCATGTAACTAACTTGTTGGTGCAAGCAGGACTTACTGAAATTGGAGACATAGTTGATTCAGTTAGAGAGGGTATCAAGTATATAGTGGCTTCTGATGGTCGATTGAGAAAATTTAGTGACATTGCTAAAAGATTGCAACTCCCTTGCAAGAAATTGATTTTAGATGTCCCTACACGTTGGAATAGCACTTACATAATGTTGGCGACAGCCGTACAATTCAAAGAAGTATTTCCTAGGTACCATCAAAGTGATCAAGCTTTTCAGTGGTTAGTAAGTCCTGAAGAATGGGATAAGGTTGAAAATGTGAACCAACTTTTGTCAATTTTCAATGAGGTGACCAACATAGTATCTGGCAGTGAATACCCAACATCAAATCTATTTCTACCTGAGGTTTGGAGGATGAAGGAAATATTGTTGTTGAAGTGTAGGGATAATAATGATTACATCAGGGCAATGGCTAGTAAAATGAGTAACAAGTTTGAGAAGTATTGGGGCAGTTGCAATTTATTGATGGCACTAGCAGCTGTGCTAGATCCGAGATACAAAATGAAGTTGATAAACTTTTGTTTCCCTCTAATTTACCCAGAGTCTGAAGCTTCTATGAACATTGATAATGTCCTATCCGTTCTTCATGAGTTATATGAGGTATATGTAGCGTCTCATAATTCATCTATTATGCAACTGCAACAAAGTACTCAAGAAAATTCTCGTTCTACAAGTGGTTCTACTAGAGTTGCTGCAGTCAAGAAATCGACTGGTCGATCAATATTTATGGAACACATAAGATCTAATAATGTTGTGCGACCCACTAAAACAGATTTGGATGTATATCTTGAAGAGGACGTTTACATATGA